The proteins below are encoded in one region of Polynucleobacter sp. AP-Nino-20-G2:
- a CDS encoding sensor histidine kinase, translating to MKLLIAIYFFILATIQLGLLLGIYHYYRTQNTLRPSSYWMGSLAINILALIIFGGGIVGIGDVEKPEFNFTIANSLFYIAAILQLLFCSSLNAEISKNLKHLLIFSVIIFVPAFELMRLYGSFEMRTAFLCIMSSIFFVWQILQLNTKRASDPSKQLTYVQYATSAELMFALGRIIALIASGLTIKQVEQIPQLLIFLTVAQMVMNTLSYIALGGYWAEKIALANLKSETENQKIKVLLQEREGLIANLLRANKTAATGALSASIAHELNQPLGATHLNIQFLQKKLSEGVLTPEQNNEVLLALLSDNQRAANIIQSLRSIFSDGKIGAIGVDINDLIESVLRITKPEIHSKNIQVVLELRARSLININSGEIQQVLLNLMNNAIQALSRSAIISKELKIESRNVAEGVEILVADNGPGIDAESQSHLFELLAGGNNKAGMGLGLWLCQHIIARHGGRIWYETLPQGGAQFVAFLPFAQE from the coding sequence ATGAAGTTACTGATTGCCATCTATTTTTTTATTCTTGCCACTATTCAATTGGGGCTATTACTTGGCATTTATCACTACTATCGTACTCAGAATACGCTTAGACCAAGCTCCTATTGGATGGGGTCCTTGGCCATCAATATCTTGGCCCTCATTATTTTTGGGGGTGGCATTGTAGGAATCGGAGATGTTGAGAAGCCAGAGTTTAATTTCACGATAGCAAACTCTTTGTTTTATATTGCGGCCATTTTGCAGTTACTGTTTTGTAGCTCTTTGAATGCTGAAATTAGTAAGAACCTAAAGCACCTCCTCATTTTTTCTGTCATTATCTTTGTCCCTGCTTTCGAGTTAATGCGTCTCTATGGAAGCTTTGAGATGCGTACGGCTTTTTTATGCATCATGTCCAGCATCTTTTTTGTTTGGCAAATTTTGCAACTCAATACCAAAAGAGCATCGGATCCCTCCAAACAATTGACGTATGTGCAGTACGCTACCAGCGCTGAACTCATGTTTGCGCTTGGACGCATCATCGCCCTCATTGCGTCTGGCCTTACCATTAAACAAGTAGAACAAATTCCGCAGCTATTGATTTTCTTGACCGTTGCTCAAATGGTAATGAATACTTTGTCGTATATCGCTCTTGGGGGTTATTGGGCCGAAAAAATTGCTTTGGCAAATCTTAAATCAGAAACTGAAAATCAGAAGATTAAAGTCTTGCTGCAAGAGCGAGAGGGTTTGATTGCAAATTTATTGCGTGCTAATAAAACAGCTGCAACCGGCGCGTTGTCGGCTTCAATTGCTCATGAGCTAAATCAACCTTTGGGGGCTACTCATCTCAACATTCAATTTCTCCAGAAAAAACTATCTGAAGGTGTATTAACTCCAGAGCAAAATAATGAGGTGCTTTTAGCTTTGTTGTCGGATAACCAGCGTGCGGCCAATATTATTCAATCATTGAGATCTATCTTTTCAGACGGAAAAATTGGAGCAATAGGGGTCGATATCAATGATTTAATTGAATCAGTGCTGAGAATCACTAAACCAGAAATTCACTCCAAAAATATTCAGGTGGTGCTCGAGCTTAGGGCAAGATCCTTGATCAATATTAATAGTGGTGAAATTCAGCAGGTGCTACTTAATTTAATGAATAACGCTATACAGGCGCTATCTAGGTCTGCCATCATCTCGAAAGAGCTCAAAATTGAGAGTAGGAATGTGGCTGAGGGCGTTGAAATTCTGGTTGCTGACAATGGTCCTGGTATCGATGCGGAATCTCAATCCCACCTTTTTGAATTATTGGCGGGTGGCAACAATAAAGCCGGCATGGGTTTAGGCCTTTGGCTTTGTCAGCACATCATTGCTCGCCATGGTGGTCGCATTTGGTATGAGACATTGCCTCAGGGTGGCGCTCAATTTGTCGCCTTTTTACCTTTTGCGCAAGAATAG